In one Plasmodium falciparum 3D7 genome assembly, chromosome: 14 genomic region, the following are encoded:
- a CDS encoding leucine carboxyl methyltransferase, putative, giving the protein MNSSKSSKHNVQNTTYEAASSKLSAVKLGYYDDPFLKHFVKRIETRSPLINRGYYARVAALRLYIELFFKSIDNKQSIQIVNIGSGLDTTFFWINQKYQDVKYYEIDFYDLLKEKTDIIKKYTEMKNFLKYEKDNEEKDEDLINCLNYKMVPLDLNDSSSFEKILLSYNFDFNKPTIFICECVLIYLETESSDNLIKKLSELMKNTSCIIVYEQVNPNTAFGKVMIDNFSHRGINLKSIYKYYNLQTQLERYKSLGWVNVYINDMNEIYDYHINMEEKKKIELIEMFDEFEEWRLLQNHYFILVAFNCYNNINLEELKQFLTCQKEK; this is encoded by the exons atgaattcATCTAAATCCTCAAAACATAATGTTCAGAATACAACGTACGAGGCGGCTAGCAGTAAATT ATCTGCTGTTAAATTAGGATATTACGATGATccatttttaaaacattttgtAAAAAGGATAGAGACAAGAAGCCCTTTAATAAATAGAG gTTATTATGCCAGGGTAGCTGCTTTAAGATTGTACATTGAACTATTTTTTAAATCCATAGataat aaaCAAAGCATTCAAATTGTTAACATCGGTTCTGGTTTGGATACTACCTTTTTTTggataaat CAAAAATATCAGGATGTAAAATACTATGAAATCGATTTTTACgatttattaaaagagaagacagatataattaaaaaatatacagagatgaaaaattttttgaagtatgaaaaagataatgaagaaaaagatgAAGATCTTATTAATTgcttaaattataaaatggtTCCACTTGACTTAAACGATTCATCATcctttgaaaaaatattattatcatataattttgattttaataaacctaccatatttatatgtgaatgtgttcttatatatttagaaaCAGAAAGTAgtgataatttaataaaaaagttgAGTGAACTTATGAAAAATACATCATGTATAATTGTATATGAGCAG GTAAACCCTAATACAGCCTTTGGAAAAGTTATGATAGACAATTTTAGTCATAGAGGTATAAATTTGAAAagcatttataaatattacaatttACAAACACAATTAGAAAGATATAAATCTTTAGGTTGggttaatgtatatataaatgatatgaatgaaatatatgattaccatataaatatggaagaaaaaaagaaaattgaaCTTATCGAAATGTTTGATGAATTCGAAGAATGGAGATTATTACAAaatcattattttatattggtAGCCTTtaattgttataataatataaacttaGAAGAATTAAAACAATTTTTGACATgtcaaaaggaaaaataa